A genome region from Arthrobacter sp. SLBN-100 includes the following:
- a CDS encoding MFS transporter — protein sequence MSADNTVHGTATGTAPEAGPGLGDGTGSAATAVVPSPERRRRLHPAWIVAAVAFLALVGAAGFRAAPGVLMVPLQREFGWSTTVLSAAVSINLVLFGLTAPFAAALMERFGIRKVTATALVLIGAGSALTVLVNQSWQILLTWGLLIGLGTGSMALVFAATVANTWFVKSRGLVIGILTAGSAAGQLVFLPFIAVLAQDPGWRQASLLIAAGALAVVPLVLKFLKNSPADVGALPYGETVPAEAPLQAPSAQAPSVESGRGSNAAVRALQVLRRASRVRTFWALVAGFAICGATTNGLIGTHFIPSAHDHGMTETTAAGLLAVVGIFDIVGTIASGWLTDRFNPRILLAVYYQFRGIGLLVLPLLLSAEVQPSMIVFVVIYGLDWVATVPPTAAICREHFGADSSVVFGWVFAAHQLGAAAAALAAAAIRDTTGQYTYAWFGAAAMCTIAAVISATIRKHAGLRVPATAGSST from the coding sequence GTGAGCGCCGACAACACCGTCCACGGAACCGCCACAGGCACCGCCCCGGAAGCCGGCCCTGGCCTTGGTGACGGAACTGGCAGCGCCGCCACCGCCGTCGTCCCCTCACCGGAACGCCGCCGGCGCCTCCACCCTGCGTGGATCGTGGCCGCCGTCGCCTTCCTCGCGCTGGTGGGAGCCGCCGGTTTCCGCGCCGCGCCCGGCGTCCTGATGGTGCCGCTGCAACGGGAGTTTGGCTGGTCCACCACCGTGCTGTCTGCCGCCGTCAGCATCAACCTCGTGCTGTTCGGATTGACGGCGCCCTTCGCCGCGGCACTGATGGAACGGTTCGGCATCCGCAAGGTCACGGCCACTGCGCTGGTGCTGATCGGTGCCGGCAGCGCCCTCACTGTGCTGGTGAACCAGTCGTGGCAGATCCTGCTGACGTGGGGCCTGCTGATCGGGCTCGGGACAGGTTCCATGGCGCTGGTGTTCGCCGCCACCGTCGCCAATACCTGGTTCGTCAAGAGCCGCGGTTTGGTGATCGGCATCCTGACAGCGGGAAGCGCGGCCGGCCAGTTGGTCTTCCTCCCCTTCATCGCTGTGCTGGCGCAGGATCCGGGCTGGCGGCAGGCCTCACTGCTCATCGCCGCCGGAGCCCTGGCTGTGGTGCCGCTCGTGCTGAAGTTCCTCAAGAACTCCCCGGCCGACGTCGGGGCGCTGCCATACGGGGAAACCGTGCCGGCGGAAGCCCCGCTGCAGGCGCCCTCCGCGCAGGCCCCTTCCGTAGAGTCCGGCCGCGGAAGCAACGCTGCTGTGCGTGCCCTGCAGGTCCTTCGACGGGCCAGCCGGGTCCGGACCTTCTGGGCACTGGTGGCCGGGTTCGCAATCTGCGGCGCCACCACCAACGGGCTGATCGGCACCCACTTCATCCCCTCCGCCCACGACCACGGCATGACCGAAACCACCGCCGCTGGCCTGCTCGCCGTCGTCGGGATCTTCGACATCGTGGGTACCATCGCCTCCGGCTGGCTGACGGACCGCTTCAACCCCCGCATCCTGCTGGCCGTCTACTACCAGTTCCGGGGCATAGGCCTGCTGGTGCTGCCCCTGCTCCTGAGCGCCGAAGTCCAGCCCAGCATGATCGTTTTTGTGGTGATTTACGGCCTGGACTGGGTGGCCACCGTCCCGCCAACGGCCGCGATCTGCCGCGAGCATTTCGGTGCGGACAGCAGTGTGGTGTTCGGCTGGGTGTTCGCAGCCCACCAACTGGGGGCTGCCGCCGCCGCACTGGCCGCCGCGGCCATCCGCGACACCACGGGCCAGTACACCTATGCCTGGTTCGGGGCGGCGGCGATGTGCACCATCGCCGCGGTCATCAGCGCCACCATCCGCAAGCATGCCGGCCTGCGGGTGCCTGCTACCGCCGGATCGTCCACCTAG
- a CDS encoding SDR family oxidoreductase translates to METPPQAPVRSVALITGAGRLASIGAGIARQLAAEGWDLVLAYWQDYDARMPWGSEPDDVVRLTAELEAIGAQVHTLPADLEDPAAAERLLAEAVRLAGPLQGLVLSHAESVDSGILDTSLESFERHFAVNTRASWQLVAAFAQQATDDGGAIVALTSDHTAFNLPYGASKGALDRIVIAAARELGPLGISANVLNPGPVDTGWMDDEVRSALTAQQPSGRLGTPADVAGTVAFLLSPAGRWVSGQLIKADGGFSA, encoded by the coding sequence ATGGAAACCCCGCCCCAAGCCCCCGTCCGCAGCGTCGCCCTCATCACCGGCGCGGGCCGCCTTGCCTCCATCGGCGCCGGCATCGCGCGGCAGCTGGCGGCCGAAGGCTGGGACCTGGTCCTGGCGTACTGGCAGGACTACGATGCCAGGATGCCGTGGGGGAGCGAGCCGGACGACGTCGTCCGTTTGACCGCCGAGCTGGAAGCGATCGGCGCCCAGGTGCATACCCTGCCCGCGGACCTGGAGGACCCGGCCGCCGCGGAGCGGCTGCTCGCCGAAGCCGTCCGGCTGGCCGGGCCGCTGCAGGGCCTGGTGCTCAGCCATGCCGAGTCCGTTGATTCGGGCATCCTGGACACCAGCCTGGAATCCTTTGAGCGCCATTTCGCCGTCAACACGCGGGCCAGCTGGCAGCTGGTTGCCGCGTTCGCGCAGCAGGCAACGGACGACGGCGGCGCGATCGTTGCGCTGACCAGTGACCACACAGCATTCAACCTTCCCTACGGCGCGTCGAAGGGTGCGCTGGACAGGATCGTGATCGCTGCCGCCCGTGAGCTGGGCCCGCTGGGCATCTCGGCGAACGTCCTCAACCCGGGACCGGTGGACACCGGGTGGATGGATGACGAGGTCCGCTCAGCCCTGACGGCACAGCAGCCCAGCGGCCGCCTGGGCACTCCGGCCGACGTCGCCGGGACGGTGGCCTTCCTGCTCTCGCCCGCGGGCCGCTGGGTGTCCGGCCAGCTGATCAAGGCCGACGGCGGCTTCTCGGCCTGA
- a CDS encoding acyl-CoA dehydrogenase family protein encodes MSNVADFQEPAGLPDPSDILALDSLLTADELALRQKVRDFTDQRIRPDIARWYDEAVFPLELAPELGELGVLGMHLQGYGCPGRSAVEYGLAAMELEAGDSGIRTFVSVQGSLAMTAIHKWGSEEQKQEWLPRMAAGEVIGCFALTEPGAGSDPSSMATFAHRDGMGDDAGWVLNGAKRWIGLASVAGVMVVWAMTDDGVHGFLVPAGAPGVTATPITQKLSMRASIQCDVVFDDVRLGPEALLPAARGLRGPFTCLNEARYGIAWGAMGAARDSYQAALAYSQERLQFGKPLAGYQLTQEKLVNMLVEIQKGTLLALHLGRLKDAGVLRPEQISLGKLNNVREAIAIAREARTVLGGNGITLDYPPLRHAANLESVRTYEGTDEVHTLILGQHITGISSFR; translated from the coding sequence ATGAGCAACGTTGCTGATTTCCAGGAGCCGGCGGGACTGCCGGACCCTTCCGACATACTCGCCCTTGATTCCCTGCTGACCGCGGACGAACTGGCCCTCCGGCAGAAGGTCCGGGACTTCACGGACCAGCGCATCAGGCCGGACATCGCCCGCTGGTATGACGAGGCCGTCTTTCCCCTGGAGCTCGCACCGGAACTGGGCGAGCTCGGGGTGCTGGGGATGCATCTGCAGGGCTATGGCTGTCCCGGCCGGTCCGCCGTCGAATACGGCCTCGCGGCGATGGAACTGGAGGCCGGGGACTCCGGAATCCGCACTTTCGTTTCCGTGCAGGGCTCGCTTGCCATGACTGCCATCCACAAGTGGGGTTCGGAGGAGCAGAAGCAGGAATGGCTGCCCCGGATGGCAGCCGGGGAGGTGATCGGCTGTTTTGCGCTGACCGAGCCGGGGGCAGGTTCAGATCCATCCTCTATGGCCACATTTGCCCACCGGGACGGCATGGGCGACGACGCCGGCTGGGTGCTCAACGGTGCCAAGCGGTGGATCGGGCTGGCTTCCGTGGCGGGGGTGATGGTGGTGTGGGCCATGACTGATGACGGCGTGCATGGCTTCCTGGTGCCGGCCGGAGCACCCGGAGTAACTGCCACACCGATCACGCAGAAGTTGTCCATGCGCGCGTCCATCCAGTGCGATGTGGTGTTCGACGACGTCCGGCTGGGTCCGGAGGCCCTGCTCCCGGCGGCGCGCGGCCTGCGGGGCCCGTTCACCTGTCTGAACGAAGCGCGGTATGGCATTGCCTGGGGCGCCATGGGTGCTGCCCGCGATTCCTACCAGGCAGCATTGGCTTATTCACAGGAGCGGCTCCAGTTCGGTAAGCCGTTGGCCGGTTACCAGCTCACCCAGGAAAAGCTGGTGAACATGCTGGTGGAAATCCAGAAGGGCACGCTGTTGGCCCTGCACTTGGGCCGGCTCAAGGACGCCGGTGTCCTGCGGCCGGAGCAGATCTCGCTGGGAAAACTGAACAACGTGCGTGAGGCCATTGCCATTGCCCGGGAGGCCCGGACCGTCCTGGGCGGAAACGGGATCACCCTGGACTACCCGCCCCTGCGCCACGCCGCCAACCTGGAGTCGGTGCGCACCTATGAGGGCACCGACGAAGTCCACACCCTGATCCTCGGCCAGCACATCACGGGCATCAGCTCGTTCCGCTGA